Below is a genomic region from Asterias amurensis chromosome 4, ASM3211899v1.
GTCCTTAGTCGAGTCCCAAGGGGTAGCTGcagagaaaacaacaaaaaataatgcaaaagttttcaaaaacaaagcggCAGGTCCTGCTTTTCTGAACACAATTCAGGCATAATATTTTATCCATGGACAAAAAGTAGGAACATCTTTTTTGGGCCCatgggctgacctacatgttgAAAGGAGTCGGGTTAAATGGACTTTCAGGCCAATTTGTCTGATTGTTTTAAGGCAAAATAATTGACAATCAGACTataagtaggaagaataccaTGCTTGGCAACAATTGTGGATAGTTTTTCCAGTTAAAGTTTTTGAGCAAAATATCTCAAGTTTACCTTCCTGTtactaagcccccccccccaccctaatTTTTCTAAAATAATAACATGAATAACAACTGTTACCTTTGTTAGGGGAGACTTTATCTGCTGCCAGTTTGATTGTTCCGATCCTAATCTTCCCTGTCCTGCCTATGGAACctgcataaataaaataaaaaacacaaacaacaatcaATAAAAGTTAACTTTGCAATTAAATTTACAAATGGTACACAAATTAACTCATTTCGTGTTTTGGCTCTGAGGTCTACCAGAGCATGGGGACTCAAGATCTGCTGGCTCCTAGTCATCCCATCGGGGATGTGAGGTTCAAATCTTGGTCACAACTCCTGTGTCTTTGATcaggacacttaaccataaattgcttctcttaacccaggTGTATCAATCAATGGGAACCTACAAGGGCCGCGATTGGTATTATGTTGGATGAACACAAGCAGCTTGATTTTGGATGGTACCCGAGGAACTGAGAAAGTTTGAGGATTGAATCAAGTATTGTAAGATGAACAGGGATAATGTTGTGAATAGCCTTTACCTACAATCCCGGGAAAAAACATTGGTACACATCACCCTTCCCAGTATCCCACTCCTTAGTTTATCCATATTGTGATGGCAAAGCCGATTGGCTGGTAAGAGGGGAGGGGGAAGCGCCATTTAAGCTTCGCTGTGGAGCTTCCGCTGCTGGTTGCCGCCTGCTAAGCCATTGGGTAAACTGTTTGTCAATAACTTTGTGAAGCCCTTCGACCTGTACTGTTGTACAAGCCAGAGATCACCCGAGTTTCCTGGGAAGCAGAAGTAGAGCCAGGATTGTAGTAATCACTTAATCAATCACTTTTTAATATGCAGTTCTGCCCTCTTCGCTGATTTATTATCTCACCTCGGTCCTCTACCACTGTCATGTTGCTGAGATCCAGAACGTCGGATTCGACAAACGGGCGGTCATACTGCAAAGgggaataataaaaacaaaaacaaggttgaGTTGTTGTTGACTTTGGTTTTATGATTTGAATTTGCAACATTTTTGCTTGATAATGCACCAAAGAGTAACAGTGTGTTGTTGAACCACATTTGGAGAAACCTCAAGTTCAATTTTGGTCCtaaaaatattgatttgaaacaaaacattacCAATGAATACAATTAATAAATGCTTGGTAGGCCTATTTCATCGTTGACGTTTATAATAGAGAAGCCAGGCCCAAGTGAAAAGCATGTAATTCAAGTAATAACCAATCATATCGCCCTTACACAAAAAAATCAGTAGGgcttgaaacaaaattaattaagaCAATTAACTAATTAAGTTTAccaattaacaaatttaatattttgaaactaaaaacaaaaaaaagtgaattaattttaaattttataaagATTCCATTTTCTGAAAATTTACACAAGACGCAAATCAAGTAATATAAGAGGCAACTTGTTTGGAGCGACTTTGTGTGGGATGAGTTTGAAATGGGGTGATTGTATGTTTGGGGCGACTTCCATGGGGGCCGTTCGACAACAGCGACTCACTTGTAATTTGTATTGGTAATGACTTTGTATTCATTTTCATTTGCATGAATTATTAATTTAAAGCGAGGGAAGTTTGAAAAGCATACCTTGTCAATAATTGCCTCCAAATTCGTCCGAAACCTTTTGGAAGTTCGCTCTTTATCTCTAAGATAACTGCTAGTCTCATTTTGCGTCAAGAATGCCATGATTCTGAACGAACTATTCTCAGAAAATTAGACGACCTTTTTTCATTTTCTGCGGGTGCGTGATCGTTGGCGATGTTGTTTTCCTAAAATCTACAGcctgaagagcgccctcaataGTTTAGTTCTGAtaaacaattacacaattatttttgagatgGCGCTGTCCACGTCGAGACTATGCCGTGCTGGTatgtaaaaaaaagtattttatttgtgtttttctttaccTTTAAATCCTTTTAATTTCAATTATTTATGTACCCCTATGATATCCCGTTGTTTTCCAGTTGTTTCTATGCGTCTTATTTGTCTCATAAGAGAGTTTATCAAAACATTAGCACCGGCAGTTTTTCATTCTCAGTTAAATCAGATTctctgttgtgttgtgttgtgatgCTGACAATGATGATGTAATGTCTTGTTTTTCAGGGGCGGTGAGCTCATAGgatcaattttgtttacataacTCCTTCCCCCCTCCATGGTTATCATAGCTTTATGATTTATATTTATCCATGCCCATGGTTTATCATACCgcaatgacagaaaaaatagttcaaatttactattttgttcatattagattaaaataaaactttatttttaaaagtatgtCCATGTCTCGGTTGGCATCAAGCATGCAATCCGTTGAACTGAACCAATATTGAAATAACTGTTATCTCTACAGACTCAACCTTGTCATTGTCAGTGTCGACTGGACTGGACCGGAGTACAGTATCTCGGTTCCATTACattcattaaacaaaattgagaGAATCCACCATTTATTGACAACTACATTTTAGGGGTGGGGCTAGCTGTAGACATGTAGCCAACCCATCACAAGCAGTATATGGACTGTAGTGTTTGTATGAATTTGTAGTTAGTTGAGTTCAGTTGTGccttttttgtgtattttgttttcaaggtTCTTaaccggtaaacagtattgtccaaaggcccatacttagtgtatcacaacttatattataaaataacaaacctgtgaaaatttaggctcgatctgtcatcggagtcaagagaaaataacgggaaaaccctccCTTGTTTCCACCCTTtctccgtgtcatgacatgtgtttaaaataaatcagttagTCTCGATATCGAGTTTGTTGAAATGCTTTCTTAAAAAGTATAAGCatgtcatggaataatatttcaagggaagtctttcatcattaccttctgtaaaccctgttagttatttgtaTCTGTGAACTTAAAATGTGTTGTTCTGCTCAGAAAGTGTCCTATGGctttaaggccaaataaaattttaaaaacagtgtATCGTacgaatttttcaaaaaaaagaggaggatgggggcctttttttttttttttttttttttcgtcaaacaggccaccaactCTTCAGTTTGAAAATCCATCACGAACTTATTTTACatctatttgttgcatgaggacccGGAATAATAGGGTCAAATTATTATACTAAAAAGATTTGCAGGTACAtcactaattttgttttatgatacAGACGGTTAAATGCGTGTTCTAGAGCATCACGTTTGATTCGGGAACAACCAAAGATATTAGAATGCTTATGGCGCAACTTGATAAACTCCAGCCAAAATTGTTGGCCTTTGTATGTGTATTTGTTATtgctgtttatttgtttacaaatttatatatttttatatttcaataTTGTTCTCTTTAGGATCAGCTGAAGAGGAGAgcctcgaaaaataaaaattagtaaaataaaGGATGcagccctaaaaaaaaaaaaaagagtgaagGTGTGGACGATCaacttgtgtactttttacttggcctaaagCCAGATTACATCAAAAAATActctgggcacctttggtaattgtcaaagaccagtaatctcacttggtattttgcaacataatgcacaaaataacaaacctgtgaaaatttggactcaattggtctttgaagttgcaagaaaatgatgaatgaaaaaacacccttgttgtacaaaatacatgaagtgtgctttcagatggaaattaAAGCtatctggccagaagtcttttattattttagtgagaaattacccttttttcaaaaactatgttacttcacagggagttgtttctcaaaatgtttaatactatcaacaggtctcTGTTGCTCTTTACctagtaaggtttatgctaatatattttgagtaattaccaaacgtgtacagtgcctttaaagacatcaAGTCATATTCCTTTATCTCCTTTCTCTCTAATTCAATTCATGTTTTGTCAGCAGCGTGCAGATATGCCAGAGTGTCTACTAAGGCATCGTACTGCACATCCACAACACCTAAAATCACTACACACTACACAGTCGTCCCAAGGGAAAAAGATGAAAGATGGAAAGGTAATGGTGTTAAATATTAAAGAATATTCAGGGTTTGAGTTTGGCACTAGACCACATCACCTATGCTGAGGCCAGTGATATtagcattgggccagtaaactgaATGACCCAGTAATATTCAGGGTTTGAGTTTGGCACTAGACCACATCACCTATGCTGAGGCCAGTGATATTAGCATTGGACCAGTAAACTGAATGACCCAGTAATATTGAGGGTTTGAGTTTGGCACTTGACCACAGCACCCAGGCTGAGGCCAGTGATATtagcattgggccagtaaactgaATGACCCAGTAATATTCAGGGTTTGAGTTTGGCACTTGACCACAGCTCACAGGCTGAGGCCAGTGATATtagcattgggccagtaaactgaATGACCCAGTAATATTCAGGGTTTGAGTTTGGCACTAGACCACATCACCTATGCTGAGGCCAGTGATATtagcattgggccagtaaactgaATGACCCAGTAATATTCAGGGTTTGAGTTTGGCACTAGACCACATCACCTATGCTGAGGCCAGTAATATtagcattgggccagtaaactgaATGACCCAGTAATATTCAGGGTTTGAGTTTGGCACTTGACCACAGCACCCAGGCTGAGGCCAGTAATATtagcattgggccagtaaactgaATGACCCAGTAATATTCAGGGTTTGAGTTTGGCACTTGACCACAGCTCACAGGCTGAGGCCAGTGATATtagcattgggccagtaaactgaATGACCCAGTAATATTCAGGGTTTGAGTTTGGCACTTGACCACAGCTCACAGGCTGAGGCCAGTGATATtagcattgggccagtaaactgaATGACCCAGTAATATTCAGGGTTTGAGTTTGGCACTTGACCACAGCACCCAGGCTGAGGCCAGTGATATTAGCATTGGGCCAGTGAACTGAATGACCCAGTAATATTCAGGGTTTGAGTTTGGCACTAGACCACATCACCTATGCTGAGGCCAGTGATATtagcattgggccagtaaactgaATGACCCAGTAATATTCAGGGTTTGAGTTTGGCACTTGACCACAGCTCACAGGCTGAGGCCAGTGATATtagcattgggccagtaaactgaATGACCCAGTAATATTCAGGGTTTGAGTTTGGCACTTGACCACAGCTCACAGGCTGAGGCCAGTGATATtagcattgggccagtaaactgaATGACCCAGTAATATTCAGGGTTTGAGTTTGGCATTTGACCACAGCACCCAGGCTGAGGCCAGTGATATtagcattgggccagtaaactgaATGACCCAGTAATATTCAGGGTTTGAGTTTGGCACTTGACCACAGCACCCAGGCTGAGGCCAGTGATATTAGCATTGGGCAAGTAAACTGAATGACCTAGTAATATTCAGGGTTTGAGTTTGGCACTAGACCATAGCACCCAggctgaggccagtgattttagcattgTGCCAGTAAACTGAATGACCCAGTAATATACAGTGTTAGAAATTTGGCACAGGACCCAGGTTGAGGCCAGTGATATTAGccttgggccagtaaactcatgacctgACAATTCCTGCAGTCTTGtgattttcaattgaataataggCCCTAGCCACTGTGACTCAGCAGAAAGGACCGACGTTGGAATGTTGACTTGGAGTCTGGTATTTATACAATTATAACTCTGTCTAGTATCAAATCACACTTCTGTAACCCATCagacaaatacaaaaaatattctAGTTGATCAGTACTTAATAAAAAGATAAACTTACAAGATGGGAAAGCAGATTCTCACGAAGATTCCGGTAGAGGTGAAATAAATTCTGGTCCGGTTGTTATTTTGAACTTTgatttagggaataacagtgcgagtacccggtcttcactgcgtggtaatgaccgggttggtggctgacactgttattcccattaataaataccttttttagcgaattaaacggcttAAGTTGTCCAAATTGTGTGACTTTTCTCTtggcggtacttccagacatgttcaggggccatatttgagcttttgatggttcccatctctttcgtgcgttaatcacattactgatctttgagaccagtgactctttcaaataatgatctgttcagcgccttcactggggtcaaaggaggcaaatgattaggcagtagctgttccttgtgcattaacaCGCGTGCATAAGCTCGGCGTCattttatacgcgcgcacatgttacacgcgcgcactcaaaattgatacattttcagcgcgcgtacgtgtaagtgcgcgaagttgcaatgaaactaacagggatataaataagcgtgcgatacagtgcaacgcgcaaggtttacacaatgtatgctgatttagtggccacttattcgctattttccaaagccggtctttataccaccgttaacactcccacacgtgaccgggttttgaccaatcagagacttgaaaccgtccaaggtatttattaataataataataataataacaagacttgtaatgcgcacatatccaccctgctgggtgttcaaggcgcagtaaaaccaaattcAAAAGGCATTTTATTTGATCTTTTGACTGACACAAAAACTCCTCATTGAATTGTACAGACTGATATGATTTGAtataaaggacgtcatgatttgaAATATCACttgtaaataatataaaataatattacatgTTGTCTTGCAATTGCATTCCACTGCCACGCAATATATTTTTCAATATTCGGTAGACATctaagttcttaaaagaactggTTATTAACTTCTACTTTCACTTTGGTGGATCGAAGGGACTTCCAGCCATAAACTTCACTAttgcagagtgagttcttaattggtctcaacgtttggaCTAGCTTGCACTAGTTATCATCAGGAGACTTACTGaattacaatttgtttgtgACTTCCTAGATGTGGAGATGGAACGCTACGCTGATGAGGCTGATGTTGTGATCGTTGGGGGCGGCCCAGCTGGAATGGCTGCTGCCATCAAACTCAAACAACTAAGTCTGGAGAAAGGAACTGAACTCAGGGTGTGTCTGGTGGAGAAGGCTGCTGAAATAGGTAAGCGCTAAGacatggggccaatttcattgagctgcttaagcagaaaatattccttaacaattgtctgcttagcagaaatgagcaggataccagtcacaaaatatGTATGTGGCATGGTAGTTCAGTTGGAAACCATATTCTGGTTAGCACATATTTGTTGTGCTTTAGCTATTGTTTTTGCCACAGCAGTTCTATACGAAGTTGGGCCCTGTGTTGTAGCTAGACTAATTTTAGTGGTGGGGTCCAGATCCACCAAGGGCAAAtcagatcaacaaaattattcatgtttagatatgggccatcgttgctgaagtgcaatctgggggaaatctgttCTGGGCGGCACAGTGTATATTATTTGTTAGAATGCTAGAAAAAATTGTTTAGGTCTGGGTAGGCCCGCCCGACACTGCCTACAACGCTGATTAAGACCAACAAAGTCATTGTGGATGTTTTGTGAGATTAAAACCGAGGAGTTGTCATTAGTTTTAAAATTTAGTTTATCAATGCTTTTGCTAACCCCTCCGTTGTGATGTGACAAATGAAACGCCGGAGCCAACCTGGATAACTAACAAGTTGttggtgtatttttttgtttcaggtGGTCACACACTCTCTGGAGCGTGCGTTGAGCCCCGGGTATTTGATGAGCTTATACCTGACTGGAAGGAGAAAGGCTTGCCACTTCTCACCCCTGTCAAGGAGGACAAATTTGGGATCCTGACGGAGAAGGGACGAATTCCAATTCCAATTTTTAAAGGTACGTAAACACAAAGATTTTTTATAAGGACAATTTCAAAGTTGCATACTCACATTTCATTgtccacaaaaatgaaaaattctCTTATGCATAACGCATAATTGTGCATTCTAAAAGTAATCCAAGAATTTTCCCATACCTGTAGGTATTACTGATTTTACACTTTGACATTATCTTTGAGCTATGTATTGATGTAGACAAGATTCCctatgtgttttgtgttgtcgTTTAGCCTTCGGGAAAGGctttgctagggtcgaaacacaGGCCAGAACCATTTTTTACATTTATGCAGTAAGTCTTTTAGGTTGGTGAGCAGATTGCAACAGCTGTTTATGTTTCTGTGTACTTAAGATTCATCTCTTGTTATTTATCTCCCTTCTAGGGCTTCCAATGTACAACCATGGCAATTACATTGTGAGGTTGGGTAACGTTGTACGCTGGCTCGGTGAATACGCAGAAGAGCTGGGAGTTGAGATATATCCTGGCTACCCAGCAAGTGAGGTTAGTAGAGGAAGAGTTAAGTTGCTTGGTTATAACCAATGATAATAGAGCGTCAATGGCGCGACATGAAGATTTTCAGCTGAAATTGTGGGCCCTTTTATGTGTATTCTTATGtgtatttgtaatattttttattgctATATAagtatttgtatatttttacatttttacatttttaaatttcAGTTGTGCTCTTTAGCTGGAGAGGAAAGCCTCTTGACAGTAACTGTGTTTCTTTTAGGCAATCCGTTGGGCTCAAGATGGTTGTTTTCCTCTGTATTTTAATTGCTCATTGCTATAGCTTGTAATGTTTTTACCTGATTAATGTGCGTAATATTGCCCTTTTATGTAcccacaaaattaaattaatacaaATGTGAAATGTGTCATGAAGGCCATTTCAGtaagcaactcttttgatgcAACAATAGATAAGTGCAGACACTGACATTTACTGTCAAAGATATAACAAATCATTTGCTTGCTGAAATGGTACAGGGACTCTGTAATCTTTGGTTATAACTCGCTTTTATACTAGTGTAAACACAACCCAAGAAGGGTAGTTTTCTGTTAGGATCCTTCCTCACTCCAACAAAACCCAACACGATATGATAActgaacacccaaactgttggactgtATGCAGGCATGAAATTCTTCCTACATTTACTTTAGTCTGTTTCTGATTTTTTGCCCTTATTTTTTAATCAGCAACGACCGTCATTAACaagctgggaaaaaaaacattaaagccTATAGGTCAGCCTTTGTGCTCAAAATGTTTgacaaaatatcatgcctgtattaTGTAGGTTTGCATAACCCATGTAATCAGCTTATTACAGTTTAATAAGTCTCAGTTTAATAAGCCTCAGTTTAACAGAATAAAATGTGGGCACACACCAAACCCAACTAGTTTGACTTAACCTTTCTGTTGTGATTTTGTGTAGCAATTgccaaaaaaatgcatttaaacaATTTGATAAACCTACCTGCAGATTCTGTATCATGAAGATGGAAGTGTTAAAGGCATAGCAACCAGCGATGTTGGAATTGCAAAGGATGGCTCACCAAAGGTAAGAAGAGACTCTTCACTTCCTTCCCACAAAGTTTtaatgttgatttttgttttgtcgtCAGCCTGAACTGGTAAAAAGTTCATCATGTTTGATGAAGCCCATGAATTTATCCTTGAGAAGGCTCGTTGAATTCTTCCATGGAACTCTGCTCATCATACCCCAACTgcttttattgttattaaatggTTGAATCCTTGAACTTTCAGGACACATTTGAGAGAGGAATGGAGCTCCATGCAAAATGCACAATCTTCGCCGAGGGATGCCATGGTCATCTAGGCAAGGAACTGTACAAGAAGTTTGACCTAAGGAAGGACTGTCAACCGCAGACATACGCCATCGGTCTGAAAGAGGTCAGGCGGAACACTCTCATCATTtaaattcttggaaaaaaacataacctccccccccccctcacccccccaaaagaaaaagaaaaaattatataaataaaaataaaacagctCCAGATTCATCAGACAGACAGCTTTTTCTGCTGATCTGATACCTATGGTTTCCGGAACTGTTAAATTGCTTTCATTCTatacaaatgtagatgtatacaataaaagaaAGAGGTGAAAATTTCATTCCAAAAGGTGGTCACATTTTCGGGAAATCACCCGAAGTGGTTTTGTCAACGGAGTAAGAATAATCTCcgataggaatacacaatcttaaAACCTTAATGTCACtagtttctcagattcaaattttggggcataaaaaacTTAAATCCTTTCACATAACCTTATTACTTTAAAGTGTTTTCTAGCAaatgctgctgtaggcttcttaaTATTTATCTCCATTAACtgtaagagtgattaccaaacgtataccctCCCTTAAACTGTGTCTGGTtagaaaataaataactaattaTCATGAATTaatgcaattttatttttcaaatctaTCTTGGATTAAAGGTATGGGAAGTTGATCCAAGCCAGCACCATCCAGGGCGAGTGGAACACACCGTGGGTTGGCCACTGGTAAGTTGAGTTTAGCAAGTTGGcccaaacaaagaaacaagtgATTTATGTGATCATCAAATAATCCTTACTAGCTTCTGCAAATGTCCTAGGGCGACCTCATCTACGTTTCCCATGGATGGCCTGGGTAACCAGTTGTAGAGTTGCTGAGATACAATACACCAACATGATCGCCCCTGATGTTTGTAAAGCATACACAAGGCAGACACAAGTTTGAAATTGGCATCCCAaactttattttggtcacaacaaaattgtgttaaATCATAACGATGTTTGAACAAATTCCATGTATTAAATAACTTgatttctgtgtttttttccgTTCAGAAACTGGACACATACGGTGGCTCATTCTTATACCACTTGGATGAGGGCTCCCCAACAGTTGTCGTTGGATTTGTCGTTTGTCTAGATTACAAAAACCCATACATCAGTCCATTCAAAGAGCTACAGAGATTCAAGCAGCATCCATCCATCAGGCCGACATTTGCAGGTGGTACGAGGATAGCATACGGTGCAAGGGCACTCAATGAGGGCGGTGTTCAGGTAAATAAAGACATCTTGGCCCTATTTAatatagctgctaagcacaaaaatttgcttatcatgaaatttcttccttgataaaaacaggattaccaaccaaatatccACGTGATCTTCAgggtaaacaaacaacagctgaatattaGTAACATAGAAAATGCagcaaattgaaatttggttggcaatcctgtttttatcaaggaagaaatttcatgcttagcaattttgtgtgttaagcagcgctatatgaaactgggcccagagcatgatttcataaagctgtcagTAATGCTTAGAGCAGTTTCTTTGCTAAGTGAAAATGAgtcgggcaccagtcacaacaaccTTAAgctaagaaagttttttttctgtgctgaAAATGTTGTGTCCGCTTTAGGGCACAGATTTTATCGTGTCATCAAACTTCTTACAGGGCCAAAATTTCTGAGCtataaagttaaacaaaaaacccaaagtAAGCACAAGACTATAATTGCTTACCAGAAATattttaccagccaaactataaCCTTTTGTGTATTGTTGCTGACTGAATCCCTGCTTATTTTTTCCGCGGCAGAAATTCATTGAGAAAATGTTCTGCTagagcagctctttgaaaattTAGCCCATCATTGTCCAGAATTAATTAGTTTTGGGGAACTCGATCACCTTGATATGGTTGAAGTCTGTAAAGATTGCTTTTATGACTTATGACATGCGTTGTGACATGAGTTGTGATGTTGTGCAGTAAGACCCGATTTATCAATTTTTACcccatttatcaaattttgtttgtttgtataattgTGTCTTGCATTATGGTGCATTATTATTGTCTTTTATCCATTGTTCTCTGCAAAATGGACTGTATTTGTTTCCAATTCCTAAATATTATAGTTTCTAATGTGCCTTTTACCATTATGCATATGAACCattattttattactttttcTCTGTGTTTATTTAAATTCTTTTCTGCGTTTGAACATTTCCATGTAATTTCTTTTTCATTGTACCCGAGTTTtagctttgtttttttaattggccTAGATTTATTTCCTTAAACTTAATTGCTCCTACAAATATAACGCTGTTTTATCATATCAGTGCtgtgtgatttgtttttaaatccaAAGTGTAACATTCAAGTCTGACTCTTTATCTGACACAAGGGAATTTTCAGGCAACCAATCATATTCATATCAAAGAGTTATAAAGGTCATACTCATTTCATTTAAGAGGGTGATCTTGAGAAAGTTTACTAAAGTGAGGTTTGAACATGGGACCTCTGGATAAATGTGTcgtc
It encodes:
- the LOC139935984 gene encoding electron transfer flavoprotein-ubiquinone oxidoreductase, mitochondrial-like isoform X1 produces the protein MALSTSRLCRAACRYARVSTKASYCTSTTPKITTHYTVVPREKDERWKDVEMERYADEADVVIVGGGPAGMAAAIKLKQLSLEKGTELRVCLVEKAAEIGGHTLSGACVEPRVFDELIPDWKEKGLPLLTPVKEDKFGILTEKGRIPIPIFKGLPMYNHGNYIVRLGNVVRWLGEYAEELGVEIYPGYPASEILYHEDGSVKGIATSDVGIAKDGSPKDTFERGMELHAKCTIFAEGCHGHLGKELYKKFDLRKDCQPQTYAIGLKEVWEVDPSQHHPGRVEHTVGWPLKLDTYGGSFLYHLDEGSPTVVVGFVVCLDYKNPYISPFKELQRFKQHPSIRPTFAGGTRIAYGARALNEGGVQSIPKLAFPGGMLIGCSPGFMNVPKLKGTHNAMKSGMIAAETLFEKLTQENPSSETAGLYIEDYEPKLKDSWLWKELHSIRNIRPAFNNPLGVYGSMLYAGIFYFLGRGKEPWTLKHHGRDNEYLKPAAECTPIEYPKPDNEVSFDLLSSVALSGTNHESDQPAHLTLLDDSVPVNTNLSLYDGPEGRFCPAGVYEYVPKEEGEGMRLQINAANCVHCKTCDIKDPTQNINWVVPEAGGGPAYSGM
- the LOC139935984 gene encoding electron transfer flavoprotein-ubiquinone oxidoreductase, mitochondrial-like isoform X2, with amino-acid sequence MERYADEADVVIVGGGPAGMAAAIKLKQLSLEKGTELRVCLVEKAAEIGGHTLSGACVEPRVFDELIPDWKEKGLPLLTPVKEDKFGILTEKGRIPIPIFKGLPMYNHGNYIVRLGNVVRWLGEYAEELGVEIYPGYPASEILYHEDGSVKGIATSDVGIAKDGSPKDTFERGMELHAKCTIFAEGCHGHLGKELYKKFDLRKDCQPQTYAIGLKEVWEVDPSQHHPGRVEHTVGWPLKLDTYGGSFLYHLDEGSPTVVVGFVVCLDYKNPYISPFKELQRFKQHPSIRPTFAGGTRIAYGARALNEGGVQSIPKLAFPGGMLIGCSPGFMNVPKLKGTHNAMKSGMIAAETLFEKLTQENPSSETAGLYIEDYEPKLKDSWLWKELHSIRNIRPAFNNPLGVYGSMLYAGIFYFLGRGKEPWTLKHHGRDNEYLKPAAECTPIEYPKPDNEVSFDLLSSVALSGTNHESDQPAHLTLLDDSVPVNTNLSLYDGPEGRFCPAGVYEYVPKEEGEGMRLQINAANCVHCKTCDIKDPTQNINWVVPEAGGGPAYSGM